The following DNA comes from Serinus canaria isolate serCan28SL12 chromosome 1A, serCan2020, whole genome shotgun sequence.
CTTGGAGAAACTTGGCAGAGGGGAGATGATTTATCTGATGTTGCATAATTGTTTAATTGCTTCTCTCTACGAGGCTCTGACGTTCTTGGGGGTTTTTGACTGCAGAATACACAAAGATGGCTTACAACTTGGAAAGGTGTTTCCACCGAGCAATGATGaagcacttccctggggaagATGGAGACACAGATGAGGAGTTTTGGATCAGAGAGGACGGGAGACGAGAGAAGAGGAGCCGGCGGACCGGCcgctccagcacaggcagcgTCTGGACTCGATCACGAGACCCAGATGGGCCCGGCAAGAGACAGCAACGCCTGGAAAATGGAGGAAAACCTCCACCATATCGAGCTGCTTCCAGGgctcctgcttcttcctcctcttcctcttcctcctccttctcctcgTCCTCTGTGGATGATCCAAGTGGCAACCCAATGCAGACTGCTCGAGAAGTGGGCCCTTCCAATGGGCGAggcttcccctgctccctgcagtaCGGCGGcatgcccagccctgtgccacatCCTGGACAGATGGTAAGGAGCAGTTCCTGCTGTCCTTTGCCCATCAGGacgagggagggagggaggggaggtaAGGGGGAATGAAACTTCCTACCATGAAATCCTTAGTGTACGTCAGGAACCTTTTCCCTGAGATAAAGGGTCAGAGCTATGGTTCCTCCAAGTGAAACCTTTTCAGCCCTTAGATTAAAAATGGTGAAATTTAAGACTTCGCCATATTAGGTGGTGTCAATCTCCTAATGTTTCTCATGGCTGGCATGAGAGACAGCCATGTCTCTGACTGCCCCTGTTCTCTTCTCTCCTTGGAGAGTAGCCCCAGTGTGCAAAGCTGTAACATTTCTTCCCTTACCCCCAGTTTATGAAGCTGAACAATCTGGTCTTTTGTCTCAATTGTTTACAGATGCCTGGTAACTACGTGCCATCTGTGTACTACTGCATTTTGTGCTTGTGTATTTATAAAAGCAGTAAACTAAATCAAACAAAGGCCACCCTGGACTGCATCAGTGACCTATCTTTAGCCcagcatttcttctctgaatGCAACCTCTGTTCTGCCTCCCTTCTGGGCTGTTCCTCACCCACTGCCTTTTCCATTTTAACCAGTGATGGCTTATGGTGTGTATCTGCTGTTCTTCTGAGATCTAGGCTATCCCTTGTCCTTTTAGGTAGAGATCAAACAAAATTTTTAGAGTGATTCTTATGCTGCAGATAGTGGGAGGTGGTAGGAGAGCTGGAGGCATTGAGTATTTTGACGGAAATCCAGCACATTCCCTGTTGTCTTCCTGCTTCCATGCTCTTGTGGTCCATTCCTCTTCTTGAATCAAACCACTGCCCCCTCCAGCCTTCTTTCTTGCCCCCCAGTATTTGGGTGGCAAGTGAGTGTATTGCAGCCTTAAGTTCAGGGGTGAGTGGTTGAGATGTGACAGAGTAGTTTTGATAAGGCTGTGTCACCTCACAGAAGAGAGTGTGCAGCTTTTCCACAGTACCTCCAAAACAGTCCAGCTGCTTATTTGTGTGGTTACTCCAGCCTTGGCTTCCCCTCACCTGCAgtacttctgctgcttttatgcaCTTCacaaattgttttatttctccctcctgcacccctccccatccctcagaGACCAGCGGTGCCAGGAACCTTCGGCCCTTTGCGTGGATCCGATCCCACCAAACTGTACGGCTCTCCGCGAGTGCCCGAGCCCCATCCCGGAGACCCggtgcagcagcaccagcactttGCCATGCAGGTAAGCCCCTCCTGCGTGGGGTGCAGCACCCCAGGCCCCGCAGGTGCCACGGCTCTCACTGAGACCCCTCTCTCTCCGCAGCCGGCCGTGGGACTGAGCGAGCACCGCGGGCACCGGCTGGGCACTCCGGAGAAGCAGGCGTGCGCGGCGCCGGCCCACGTGGCCGGGCTGGGCCCCCggctgggctccctgcagctgggccgCGTGGGTGGCCCCCCACCCGATGGTGTCTACCCACCGGCCCAGTTCCAGCAGGGCTTCCTCCCGCCACGGCACAACGGGCCCCCGGGGAAGCCGCCGGAGGGCTCGGAGGTCCCCCCCGGACACATGTACCGTCCCTACAAGTACCTGAACCGTGCACATCCGGCCCTGTGGAACGGCAGCCACGGCCCCGCCAGCCAGGCTGCCATGGGGTCGGAGGAGAAGGCACCCATGGGGCCGGGGCCTTCGCTCCAGCCCCGGGTCCTGGGTCACATGATGGACCCCCGGGCCATGAGGCCGCCGTTGCCTCCCAGCCAGTGGAGCGAGCAATCAAATTTCCTACCTCACGGGGTGCCTCCCTCAGGGTACATCCGACCACCCGGCAAAGGCACCGGtcagaggatgctgcagccacCGGCCGCTCTCTTTGGGGGACCACCTCAGGTTCAAAGAGGGTGCCAGGGTGGGGACTCCATGCTGGACAGCCCGGAGATGATCGCCATGCAGCAGCTGTCGTCCCGCGTGTGCCCGCCGGGTGTGCCTTACCACCCTCGCCAGCCGCCCCCGCCGCACCTCCCCGGGCCCTTTCCCCAGCTGGCTCACGCTGCCTCTGCCAGCGGCCAGCCCCCAAAAGCCATGGGAAACGGGAGCTCACAGGATCCAACTGGCCAGACCATGGACATGGACAGCAACCAAGGTAACGCCCTGAGTGCCCACTGGTAGCACTTGaccttccctgcctgcatctGTCACCTCCACCgctcagaaaataattcaaatctTGATTAAATATTTGGGGGGGAACAGAGTTTTTATgcatacctttttttttttttttttttttttttttttttaatctaagtTGGAATACATTTTCCACTCAGGGCATTGCTTAGATTTTTCTAGGGCTGTTTTGTTTCACTATAGCCTGCCAGAGgtcccctctgtcccagctTTACCTGCAAGTTATCAGTGTGCCACGAGGTGCAAATGCAAAGCATAGTCTGTAATGCTTCTAGAGCTCACCTGGAGTTAATATAAAAATTGGATCTGGAGTTAGGTAAGAAGAGGAGATGTTATGTGAATAAATGCCTTAAATATACTCCTTTGAGTGTGTGTAAGTATAGCTTCTCCTCTGAAATGCACATCTGCCTTATGAGCTCTCAACATCTTAAAATCTTCACACGCCAGGGCTGCCCAAAAGCCCCTGAGCAGCTGTATCAGTTCAGGTGGGATGGCAACATGTCCTGCATGCCCTTACCAGTTTCTTTCTGGTTGAATTTCATTTGTTCTATCCAGTAAACtacagataataaaaaaaaaagagaaccttaaaaataaaacctaatgTAGAGATCAAAAAAATTCAGAgatcaaaaaaattttttttttattaattctagCTGGTAAACTAGAGATCAAAACCCTTGTATCTTTTATCAATCCCTTGTGTGCCTTGCACTAAGAGGAAACTCTTTCCTTGTGTGGCATTGCTTAAAAGTTATCATCATAATTTAGCTGGCTGGATATAGaacagagagaggggagaatGTTGAGTGATTGCAGGACAGAGCAGTCTCATCTCTGAACCACAGTTGGTTAAAATATGGCTGTGATCATCTCTGCAGTATCTCAGGGCGTGGTGGTGCTTCTGCCCAGGCTGGATGCAAACAGGGTTTGTGCAGGGTGGCCTTCAATTTGATATTAAGAAGacattctttactgtgagggtggtgaggcactgacaCAGATTGCCCAaaggagctgtggatgccccatccctggaagtgttcaagaccaggaTGGAGGGGACTTTGAACAATttgatctagtggaaggtgtctctctcaatggcaggagggttggaactacatgatcccttccaacccaaactattcaaCAATTCTATTACCAGAAGGGATAAGGCAGTCTGAAATCAAGCTGCCAGTAGACCAACACCTTGTGTTGCTGTCGTGTGGACCCcatctctgcctctcctttggGCAGCCTCTGCACACCTCTGTGTCAGAGCAAACACATGTGCCATGTTACTCCAGAGGGGCTGTCACTTAGTGGTGGCTTGCAAACTGCAGTGTCTGCCTGTGCCTTCTTTCAGAGAGAGATACAACCTCAtgagcagttttaaaaaaagcacactTAAAAGAAGCAGCTCTTAAAGATCACCCACATTTGCAAAAATGAGACGTGTTTGacttccttccctctctttcagTGGACGCACTGGCAGGCATGGACGAGAAGGCTCAGTGCATCGGCATTCCCGATGGGGCCTACACCAAACTCCTACCTCATCCCAAGCCCTCGCTGCCCATGGAGTGCACGAGGCGCGCCTTGCCCCCggatggggagggggatggCCCCGCTGTGAAGGGTGACctgaaggcagggcagggcaaaggTCCATGGTCAGCAGAGAGCGGCTACGCCGGTGACCCAGGCTGTGTGAGGGACCTGGTGCCCACCTCCGAAAGAGGGGGTCCCCTGCCTCAGAATGGGGCGGCGGGCGAGGGGCCGGCAGCTGGCCCCGAGGGAAAGGGACTGGCTGCCAACCTGCTGGAGAAGCCCCTCTGCGGTGGGGGAAAGGCTCTGCCCGAAGCAGCCGTGCCTTGCATGGGACAGGGCACCGGCCTCCCTGGTGTGGACGCCACCTCCATGGGGGCCGCCCCCAACCAGTTTCATCCTCTCTACATGTCCGGTCTGGAATACCCGAATTCAGCTGGGCGGTACCACATCAACCCAGGCCTGCAGGGGTTCAGCCCTGTCATGGGGGGGAagccacctcctcctgcctcccacccccAGCATTTTCCCCCGCGGGGTTTCCAGCCAAGCAGCGCCCATCCGGGTGTCTTCCCACGGTACCGGCCACCCCAGGGAATGCCGTATCCTTACCAGCCGCAGCCCCAACCCTCCTATCACCACTACCAGCGACCGCCCTACTACGGCTGCCCACAGGGCTACTCGGACTGGCAGAGACCTCTCCACgcccaggccagccccagcgGGCACCCCGGTGCCCACCCGTCCCTGGGCAGGCCCCCTTTCCCGGAGCGGGGCCCCGCCGGCCTGCAGGGCTGCGAGGCACTGAGCGCCGCCCTGGCCTCTCCCAACCACGTGGACGTAGCGAGTGCCAAAGAGGTTTCTCCAAGCGacgggcaggagctggggcctGAAGATGAGAAGTCTGAGGAGCCCAAGGAAAGACCGGAGAGTCCCAAAGAGTTTCTTGATTTGGACAACCACAATGCAGCCACTAAGAGGCAGAGCTCAGTGGCAGCTGGGGAGTTCCTCTACGGAGCCCCCCCGCCACACCTGGGTGCGGGGATGGGATTCGGCCCGTCGGCTTTCCCTCCCCATGGGGTGATGCTACAGACTGGCTCTCCTTATGGATCCCGGCATCCTGCCAGCCACTTCCAGCCCAGGACCTATGGATCGCCCATGAATGCTCACCTGTCTCATCATCCAGCCTCCAGCCAGGCCAATGGCCTCTCTCAGGAGGGCCCCCTGTACCGCTGCCGAGAGGAGAACATGGGTCACTTTCAGGCCTTGCTGATGGATCAGAGAGGCAGTGGAGGTGGCATGGGGGGGCCACCCCAGGACTTGTATAGACCCTCGGGGTAAGATCCTGTTTTCTGCAAGAAGGCAAggtggagggggaggggggCGATGCCTGGGTGACCATCAGTGTTGGATACCCTTGAAGGGATATGGCTTCGAGTCACAGGAGATGGCAAGTCAAGTTGAAAGGCTAAGAGGTGGCTCTTGGACTCTTGGAGTAAGAGTGCTAAGATGGAGAGAGAGTCTCATTGCATCTCCTTAAAGCAAGGAGCACTCTCTGTCATGGAGAACCTGTCAGCCTGCTTCATTCATCCCTACACCAGTGCTGAGCTTCCCCTGACAGTGTTTTGCTAATGTGTCATCAAGGGTTGAGCATCTCTTAATCACATGGACTCTTGCCGTTTTCtttgcaaatgttttatttaatcttGCTTGTAGTGGGGCAGAGTCACTGACTAAAGTGGAAGTTTGCCTCTTGTTATGAACATCCTTAATGTTGCcctctttttccctcctctttctttGCCCCTTCTCTCTGTGTCAAATTTCCGTCACAGAAAGTTACTTCTCACTGAGACTGCGTATCACGTTTTATTCCCAAGTGGAAAATACTGCTACTCCAACAATTCCCTGTTCAGTTTTTATTAATGTTCCTCAACTGTTACTGTTTTGTCCTCAGCACAGCATCAAGTCCTTCCTTTTTCTAGTATTCAGGGAACTTGGCTTAAAGCTAAGCCATTGGGGGAATGGCATGGGTTGAGGGCCGTGTTTTGGGGGGAAGCCAGACAGAATATACAAGACACATGCTTGTATGCTAATGTTGTATGTATGCCTTCAATGAAGTAGTTTTAACCAAGAGTGGGGATTTGCTGCTGACATTCATGTGCTAAAACTCTCTCCATTCAACCTGACTCCAGAATGCAAATGCATCAGGCTCAAGTTCCTTTCCCGAAGATGCCTACAGCAACTATGTCCCGGGAGGATTTGACATCACAAAAACCATCAGCGTTGCCTCTGGATCAAGTAAGGGCTGCtagagagagcagagctgaaatgcAAGTCTTTCCTCCCGATGGTTACAGGATTGAGGTGTTTGATGAGGGTGGGAAGAACTGGAGGAAGCTGTTAACTTGGGCACATCACTAGTGTTAGCTTTGAACTGGTTGCATGCAATCACGAGATTATTCCTTTCTAAAGCTGCTCCAACTCTTGTTCTTCCTCCTCCAGAGCTAGTCCAAGAAAGGACAGACTTCATGAAGAGGAAAGCCACACATGATTTGGAcaagggagaggaggggcaTGCCTTGCTCCCACCCTCCCCTCGCCCCAGCAGCATGGAGCTTTCCGGGTCTGCGGAGCACGGCGCCGTGCCGGATTTTGTGCTGGAAACCCACAGAGGTGCTGGGCCCAGCCAGACAAGGAGCTGGCTCACCATCACAGGGCACCCCAAACTAGTGGCTTTCTGTGACAGGAGACTGCGTCTCATTCAGGGTTTGAGGGATTTTTCGGGTGGGGAGGGCGGGGGTGGGGGCGGAAACTTTCATTGACTGCTAAACTCAGGTATATTTTTCAGGGTGGAAGAGGATGATGATGGAATTTTACTTGTAGTATTAACGTGTGTGTTTTGGAGCTGGATCCAGTTTACAGAATTGAACCTGTTGCCTTTCTAAATAAATTTCTGTTGTTGGTGAATGTATTGTACATAATGGGGGAGGGGGTGGGCCCAGCTTGTAGTGGGCTTAGCACTGGAGGAATCGTTAACTGTTTACAATCATATCACACTGAAATCTTTCAGGATAAGGTGAGGGTTtgggggcagtggggagagGTGAGGAAATGTGTGGTGGATGACTTGCTgtcttccttcctgtcctctcCAACCAAGACACGACCTCATGGCTGGTTGACTTAATAGAGGGAATTGCTCAGGAGCATAACATGTCCTCCTCTTTCTCttgtcttcttcctccttcccttctcacCCTCACCTCCACCCCTCTGGATCCAGGGCCTGAGtgcacttccagctcctgtcaTCATGGGGGAACAAGGAAACCAGGACCAGGAATTGAAAGCAGGGCAGGACACCCATGGCATTGTCCCTTCTGTTAGTATAgttcccttctccctgcctttcTGATGGAAGAAATTGTGctctagaaaacagaaaatggcaTAACTGGTCATCTTAAAACTTATTTTGGTGAAACCAGTGTAGTTGCTGGTGGAGCAGCACCTATCCAGTAGAACAATTTTGTGCAAATCTGTACTGCCCTGCTGCCCAAGAAGAGGAGCCGAGTCCCCACCTGTTTCTCTGACCCTGGGCTAAATTCACTTCTTAGCAGCAGTGAAGCTGAAAGTGCCACAGGCTTCCTGGGCACTTTtgctgaggaggaagagcaaGGGGCTGCCTTGGGGGAATGGTAGGATTACTGCAGTGTGAGCCATTTGTTGGATCTGCAAGTTGCAAGTGAATTGGGAAGCACTCAAGCACTCATTCAGAGTTAGATCTTGAGGTTGATTGGCTCAGGAGCTGAGGGACAAAAGGGCTGCATGCTCCACTTGAGTTGGTTTTACTTTGCTGTCAAGCAGCAGGTCCTACAGGGCCAGTGGCAGTACTGCACTGGGAAAAAGcctctgtgccagtgcttggaCAGCCCCTGCTTGTTCAAGTGAGTTCTGTAGGAATTTCATCTGCATTTAGTCACATCTTACAGCTAATAAGCAGTTGATTTTTCTTGGGGAAGCTGGAGTAAAATAGGGGAGTTGTTAAGTTACGAGACTgggcagcaagagctgctgggagcacagctctTGTGGGCAGGCTGCTGGTTGCACTGGGACAGGACAGTGGTTAAAAAGAGGGTCTGCCAAGGAGTGGGACAGAGTatagcagcagcagaaggacagAGCAACATGCCCTTTAGTCTGTGTGATAACAGCTAGAGGAGGAAGTCTCCAGTTTCTGGAggatttttctgtctgctttcttATTTTGGATGGTGCCATCACCCATGTCTTTAGCTGGATTGCACCAGGATgcatggctgtgctgcctttgtCCTGCTGTGTAGATCTACCACAAGCTGTTCAAGTCAATGGCAGGTAGCATCTGACTGAGCCATTGCTCCTTCTGTCCTAAGCTTTTGGAAGTACAAGAAGCCCAAAAGATGAGAAATATTCTTTCCTGAAATAGTTGGGAAAAGGGAGGACTGCCATGTTAGTGCCCAGTGAGCCTCACTTCTCTGTTGCTACAGTACTTTTGCCTCTGATGAGCTGTTTAGGGCCAAGGCATTTTCCAAGCCTAACAGGAGTTAAAATTCCTTGTGTGATTGCATGAGTGTGCTTCCAGATGCAGTTCTtacccactgctgcagccagcctgggagctgtAGCTGCTGGCTGCTTGGGCCTGGGACATCTGTCAATGTATTGGGAATGGCTTCCAACATCTATCTACAGATGCCATTACATTAGGAAAGGGaaggtggggtttttggtgtggggttttttttcgtTTGTATTCATCTGTCAGGCAGCAATTGTGACTGGTGGATTGATCTAAACTGGAAGAGATGATCCTGAAGGTTGACCTTTGAGAAATGGGTCTGCTTTCCCCAGCCAAGAATATTATTATATATCTCTTACAAATTTGTCCCAAATCTGGCTCATCAGCTGGCAGTGGTTTTCAGAGGTGTTCCATCTGCTCCAAAAGGCAGGCCTAGATCCTTCACTGAACAGAGCCACAGAAGCAGTAGTagatattaatgaaaaattgtgCAAGTATAACTCCTCTTTAAGACAACAAACCTGGGACAAACACAGTTGCTTCTCCTTGTAAAGTAGTCTTATTCACTgtagatataaaaataattggaaataaCAGATTTAAAAACAGAGGAACTGGAAAGTACAGTTTGcagcaaagcactgaaaacTCTGGAAATGTGAATGTAGAGTCTGCAAAGAAGCCCTGCCATAGTTCAGCCTGTCTTCTGTATCACAGCCAGCTGAATATTTGAATGGGCCTCTCATTCAGCCTATTGTAAACGTTGCAGAACAGGAAGGTTTTAGATGCTATAAAAACTCTCCAAGCAGCCTGAAGCCCACTTCAGCTGGAACTGGCACTGAAAACATGGTTCTAGTGGTCATGGCCTCTGGATGAGTACCAAGCCTCAGTCAAAACAGGAGACAACTAAGGAAGGCAAAAATTTCTTTTGGTATGCCTGGAGAGGGTAGTGCAGTGTTAGACATGATAGATACCCTCATATCTGAGGGTAATATCAGATATTAGGGAAATCTGGGAGAAGGGTTTGACTTACAGgtgtggaaaacaaaaccaagaagtGAAGCTGACTCCTCTGAAGTGTTTCTAGGTAAATGGCTTTTGATGTAGTCAGTAATTTTCATTAAAGTGGCTAACAAGCTGCTGTTGGACAGATGGTTTCTGTTAGAAAAGTTTTTATAAAGAATACAGGGAGCTATGGCTGGGCTTTCCTGAGGACAGGACATGCTGAGGTggagagatgctgctggagTCTTAGACTGGAGTTTGCAGACTTTCAAATGCTTTGTTCATAAGTGagggttgggggtttttctttccctcttacAGTATCTAGGGATCCCCTGAAAATCAGAGCCCAATCTTGCTAGGTACAATCTGAGCCAATCACTGAAAACTGATTCCCCTCAGAGGgaacagccctgggagaggATTGCTGGGCTGGAATACCTGTGCAAATGTAAGGAGGAACAGATAATGTGAATTTCATGATTTCCAAACCATGCTGCTTTGTACATGTTGTGGAGGATAGGTTGGAGGGATTTAGAAGAGTAGCATTGCAGCTGTTTATGTACAGAGTGGTGTTTTGTGCCACGGGTTGGATTGCAGTGCAGGAGAAGTGTAGCTGCACTTTAAAATAACATGGCTTTTGAGTGCCATGCTTGTGCCACTATCCTAAATTTTGAACACAATACAGCAAAACTGCAGTGCATTCCCAGCATTGTTGTAGTACAATTTATTACCAGGTGGTCCTTTTTCAGAAAGCATCCTGAACTAGTGATTTTTGCAAAATTTCCTGTAGCTATTACTTTTCCCATCTGGAGGATGTGTTTTGCTATAATTACAGATTTAATGCTAAATGAGATTATATAATACATAGAACAATTATGAAGTTGACCATGCTTAAGCACAACAAAAATTTCCAATGTTCTCAGAAGAGCTTTGTGTGCTACTCTACCTTTTTATCCTCTTGCTCTCCCCACCATTTCCTCCTTCCTAAGTGGTGTGGGGTGTTCCCAAACTCCCTGGATGTCAAGTTGCCTTTGCAAAGGCTCTTGTATAAAATCCCCCTGAGACTCCGAATCTTTGGGCATTTTAGGTGATACAGGCCCTGACAATTCAACTGGACAGGGCAGTCACTGAGGCTTACTGTGACTTTTAGCAAACTTAGAAGAAGTTTGCAGTCTATAAATTCCATGGTGTGACCCACCAAACCACTCAGTAGCAATCCAAGGCACCAGCCTGCAATGAGGAGGacaaaagaggaaagcaaattTGAAGCTTCAAGGTCCAACTAGTTTGATTTGTGACTTTGAGGAGACACTTTTCTTGGAAGCTTCTGATTCTTTCTTGTCTGCCAAATGCCTTTTCCATGCAGACTTTTCGAAGCAAATCGCCTGTGTATATTTTTGTAAGTGTGGTTTCTCAGGGTCTTGGAGAGCTATCAGCTTTATGATGTCTTATCTGAAAGCAAGTCACAGAGACTGTCTTTCATTCTGCTGACTGAGGCAGCTCCCTTGCACGTTCTCACCCCAACACTTctccatttaaaatgaaagtataattaaaaaacaacctttctttattttctccactGATCCCTGTCAGGTTTTTGTTCATCTCTCTGTTCAGCCAGGGTGGTTTCTTTGTTCTTGATGactttgttctgctttccttttctgaaaagaCTGTGTTGCTGTATGCTCTGTGGAATTTCAGAGAAGGTGCTGAAATGAGTGACAGGGAAGTGTCATCCCTAAGGGTGGCTTGGAGAAGACCAGCAGTGCAATCTGTGATGGTGTAGTTGGTCCTGGTTCCccttgctgcagagcagccatgCAACTGGGTCTGTACTTAATCAGAGCATCCCcttaaaaagtttttattatGGTGCATCAGTGGAGGAACAGAGGAGTTTGCTCTtgcagaatttctgttttgctttaagGCGGGGTCTGGTGGTTGCAGAGCAGTTGTGTGAGTGCCAGGTCCTTCCTGCAAGGCCAGGACTGAGATAGAAGGCTGTGCaaggagggctgcagctgcagcccctgtgaGCTTTAAGAGCCTGTGTTTATTGTGAGGGAGAGAGCATCTCAAAGTTTGCCCTTGCAGCCTCTCCCCATCTGTACCTGTTTAACATGGTGGGGTGAGTGAAGGAGAACCCTTTTAACCAGCACATACTGAACTGCTCCTGCTGGTTTTCACTCTGCCCACCTCCCACTCTGACaaagagctggggagggacccATTTCCAGCTGTCTCCCaacaggagctcctggggacCACCAGGGCAAGGTTCAGTCCATCCCTAGGCAGGGAAATTCAGGACAGGGTTTAATGGATTTGAAACTAGATAGTAACATCTAAGTGTACCTTTGAAGTGAGCTGTGTTGTGCTTTTTGATCACTGTCTCACCTTGGCTGACATGCAGGATTTGAGAGACCGTGGAGCATTTTGTAGATTTAACACTGCTGGTCTTGCCTTGACTGAGGGCTTCTTTCCTTCGTTTGCAGCCATGGCCTAGATTTCTTTTGGCAAAGGTCTTCCTCTTTTTGAAAGGTGCATATCAAAGTGAACAGCGCATCCAGGAGAGAGCTATGTCCACCAGGGAAAGAGGGGGACAAAGGATTAATTAGGACTGAGGCTTAATTGGGATTTTCACCAACTCTAGCAAGTCCCTTTTATTTGGAAACACTTGGCTCACTTAGCATAAGGGCAGTAAGTAGAATATCTtctaaatgaaagcagaattgACTCTGTGTGAGCACAATTCCCTTGTTGTGAACAAAGTCAGACCAGAGAGCCACTGGGGACTCCTTTGGACATGAAATGAGTAAGAGACCTGCAGGCACCTGGTGCACTCAAATGCTGGAACACGGCAGGGGAGCAATCTCCCTTTCTGAagccagccaggcagctccaggagcccagGCCTCAACTCTTAGTCTGGAAAGTCCTCTGATTCCCTTTTGTATCATATGCCAacccttcccctctccttgcTTGCAGCTTTCAAGCCTCTTTCCCTCTGCTGGCTTCCCTGCAGTCGGTGGCTGCCAAGGGCAGAGATGAAAGCTCACTGCCCACGTGAGCAcaagggcacagggctggccttgccagctgcctcctctgcacacacacagacagcagctggggagggcacaTTTACTCTCTTCATGAAATTAGGGTGTCCTCAGTGGCTCACAAGTGTTCTCTTGTGTGCCCCTGGGGTTTGCcacccaggcacagcagtgtccatctgtccatctgCCAGTACAAGGGTTTGCTCCTGGTCCCAGTGCAGGGCTCCCACATCTGATCCTGGCATTTCTACCTCCAGGAGGGTTTAGGTTAAAAATGCCTGTGCATATGCTGTGTACAGCTGTGGAAACTCGTGTCTCTCCTCCTTGATGGATGAGTGAATGCTGCTGCCTGATCTTTTTCTGAGCAATAATAACATGCAGCAGTGCAACTTTGACCTTCCTGTACTGTTTTAGGGCTAAGCTGGCTATGGAACATACTGGGGGGTTTTCACAGTCTCTGGGAAGCAAGGTGCTCTCTGTGGCCCTACATTTTATCATGCCATGTTCCTGCTTTCCCAGAGACTGGTGGGTTGATTTA
Coding sequences within:
- the LOC103820465 gene encoding chromatin remodeling regulator CECR2 isoform X2, with product MCPEEDGGCGGGGGGSVAGTGGPEASAAVALDELRSWWEVPAIAHFCSLFRTAFRLPDFEIEELEAALHGDDVEFISDLIACLLQGCYQRRDITSQTFHSYLEDIINYRWELEEGKPNPLRECTFQELPLRTRVEILHRLCDYRLDADDVFDLLKGLDADSLRVEPLGEDSSGALYWYFYGTRMYKEDPVQGKTNGELAADRGCGGQTNTPNVPGKTGKRRGRPPKRKKLLEENLLREKAEESLLIHETQIRNGSQGPGRGTWWLLCQTEEEWRQVTESFRERTSLRERQLYKLLSEDFLPEICNMIAQKEKRLQRTEFSPRWMSDHQPIKPIKQEVNPNVLSSMEKQRRREEEEERQILIAVQKREQEQLLKEERKREMEEKVKAVEERARRRKLREERAWLLAQGKELPPELSHLDPSSPGREERRTKDIFELDDEFTAMYKVLDVVKAHKDSWPFLEPVDESYAPNYYQIIKAPMDISSMEKKLNGGQYCTKDEFVGDMKTMFRNCLKYNGEGSEYTKMAYNLERCFHRAMMKHFPGEDGDTDEEFWIREDGRREKRSRRTGRSSTGSVWTRSRDPDGPGKRQQRLENGGKPPPYRAASRAPASSSSSSSSSFSSSSVDDPSGNPMQTAREVGPSNGRGFPCSLQYGGMPSPVPHPGQMRPAVPGTFGPLRGSDPTKLYGSPRVPEPHPGDPVQQHQHFAMQPAVGLSEHRGHRLGTPEKQACAAPAHVAGLGPRLGSLQLGRVGGPPPDGVYPPAQFQQGFLPPRHNGPPGKPPEGSEVPPGHMYRPYKYLNRAHPALWNGSHGPASQAAMGSEEKAPMGPGPSLQPRVLGHMMDPRAMRPPLPPSQWSEQSNFLPHGVPPSGYIRPPGKGTGQRMLQPPAALFGGPPQVQRGCQGGDSMLDSPEMIAMQQLSSRVCPPGVPYHPRQPPPPHLPGPFPQLAHAASASGQPPKAMGNGSSQDPTGQTMDMDSNQVDALAGMDEKAQCIGIPDGAYTKLLPHPKPSLPMECTRRALPPDGEGDGPAVKGDLKAGQGKGPWSAESGYAGDPGCVRDLVPTSERGGPLPQNGAAGEGPAAGPEGKGLAANLLEKPLCGGGKALPEAAVPCMGQGTGLPGVDATSMGAAPNQFHPLYMSGLEYPNSAGRYHINPGLQGFSPVMGGKPPPPASHPQHFPPRGFQPSSAHPGVFPRYRPPQGMPYPYQPQPQPSYHHYQRPPYYGCPQGYSDWQRPLHAQASPSGHPGAHPSLGRPPFPERGPAGLQGCEALSAALASPNHVDVASAKEVSPSDGQELGPEDEKSEEPKERPESPKEFLDLDNHNAATKRQSSVAAGEFLYGAPPPHLGAGMGFGPSAFPPHGVMLQTGSPYGSRHPASHFQPRTYGSPMNAHLSHHPASSQANGLSQEGPLYRCREENMGHFQALLMDQRGSGGGMGGPPQDLYRPSGMQMHQAQVPFPKMPTATMSREDLTSQKPSALPLDQS